The Corynebacterium comes genome window below encodes:
- a CDS encoding decaprenylphospho-beta-D-erythro-pentofuranosid-2-ulose 2-reductase has protein sequence MLNAVGQAQNILLLGGTSEIGLGIVAEFLDRGPARVTLAARKDSPRVAAAVDQIIDAGATEVDVVDFDATDFASHPAVIDAAFAHGDVDVAIVAFGTLGDQEALWQDQAAAVASAQTNYTGPVSVGVLLGQRFKEQGHGTIVALSSVAGVRVRRSNFVYGASKAGVDGFYTQLGEALRGTGAKVLVVRPGQVRTKMSSGGKEAPLTVDVDDVAKAAFEGVVKGKDIIFVHPAFEAVAAVFNVIPRKIFRRLPF, from the coding sequence ATGCTCAACGCAGTGGGCCAGGCCCAGAACATTCTGCTGCTCGGCGGCACCTCCGAGATCGGTCTCGGTATCGTCGCTGAATTCCTCGACCGCGGCCCCGCCCGCGTGACGCTGGCAGCCCGCAAGGACTCCCCGCGTGTCGCGGCCGCAGTGGACCAGATCATCGACGCCGGAGCTACCGAGGTCGACGTCGTCGACTTCGACGCCACCGACTTCGCGTCCCACCCTGCGGTCATCGACGCCGCATTCGCGCACGGTGACGTGGACGTGGCCATCGTGGCGTTCGGCACCCTGGGCGACCAGGAGGCGCTGTGGCAGGACCAGGCCGCGGCCGTCGCCTCCGCACAGACCAACTACACCGGCCCCGTGTCGGTGGGTGTGCTGCTGGGCCAGCGCTTCAAGGAGCAGGGCCACGGCACGATCGTCGCCCTGTCCTCGGTCGCGGGCGTACGCGTGCGCCGCTCGAACTTCGTCTACGGCGCCTCCAAGGCAGGCGTCGACGGCTTCTACACCCAGCTCGGCGAGGCCCTCCGTGGCACCGGCGCGAAGGTGCTCGTGGTCCGCCCGGGTCAGGTCCGCACCAAGATGTCCTCAGGTGGCAAGGAAGCACCGCTGACCGTCGACGTCGACGACGTGGCCAAGGCAGCCTTCGAGGGTGTGGTGAAGGGCAAGGACATCATCTTCGTCCACCCGGCTTTCGAGGCCGTCGCCGCAGTGTTCAACGTGATCCCGCGAAAGATCTTCCGCAGGCTACCCTTTTAG